Proteins encoded in a region of the Nitrospira sp. genome:
- a CDS encoding heavy metal-binding domain-containing protein: MTLTTTPSIEGKRAVKYLGLVSGDAILGANIFRDFFASIRDIVGGRSASYEAELRKAKDIAIGEMREQARNLGANAIVGIDIDYETIGASSSMLMVSASGTAVVVE, translated from the coding sequence ATGACTCTGACGACGACACCGAGCATTGAAGGCAAGAGAGCGGTCAAATATCTGGGGCTTGTCAGCGGGGACGCCATTCTTGGCGCGAACATCTTCCGCGACTTCTTTGCGTCGATTCGGGATATTGTCGGCGGCCGGTCGGCCTCGTACGAGGCTGAGTTGCGGAAGGCCAAGGATATTGCTATCGGCGAGATGCGTGAACAGGCCAGGAATCTCGGGGCCAATGCCATTGTCGGGATCGATATCGACTACGAAACGATCGGCGCCAGCAGCAGTATGCTCATGGTGAGCGCGAGTGGGACGGCGGTAGTCGTCGAATAG